In one window of Plasmodium cynomolgi strain B DNA, chromosome 13, whole genome shotgun sequence DNA:
- a CDS encoding hypothetical protein (putative): MEKDVDTTRETTQRKSKENEKAWMGKTSGENDQAENFNYINSYLTEIFELAKSDGSVSSKGDGNVKGTQKKSSELGKTISRLHTKNNSLNAEWELDNTYEFETMESGSYPNGIVQLVEAEETEEAEEAEEAEEAEEAEEAEEAEEAEEAVAAVEVADAGEDANVEEASAGASFSSGGYAHALRLKKALTSVDERDYNIFGSKSLFNHFGSFNRNGYPGVWLRKNEEIYNAPKGKSLQNGVSMKMVEVRGDLLIDDVVRGSCSMERGGNFDMLEEDTFHMGRSSGEQESDGVNVDLLLAQLGGSNGHVGGLDTAQTGNPPELNNNLLQLLSSSNREFVYDYIRKYREMGECVEEAGVEEAGAEEARVGEVGLEEAAVEGRVQGQNAPRFDDYAKGKSVCFDLPTQENSIMLSDHAIETYVKSDRGNEAGIGFKSEISRLSGENIRSSGQERVETSGDNVNQDNCVKYDLGGMVHPAHTNAGEYKKEGYEHTDTNAPSLFFIPEWVGTDQGEKCMQGGGLDKGDSEGKRNIATPPNHVASTDEWDEKTPSVGPNIKECTTSELYNNLLELLNNGSHNVKAENMNHEIVMNSGEGLISGETAAYYHGDILKHVTHEGGRDSHLDDHHSGGNNAFTHRPNYEAVRNYANGLSGVDDAAKMREMERGVTMGNISSATLPMKSYLKYPTAPFSILQDNARGGSRNGGQSTHGSPHNVAKKKNIMFEALKNKIGFLLDNEDDEVLLSEYIMDAIGDYNRSKWGRGASGRESFQVGRTSFGEDAGLVYNPVGGASEIATGIDLQNCYAGQSTQNGILKSETVNYNFSGVTEQLSEVDLRGQHRHTANLLLGRAHTDTYNDRYSQMDRVRGGSPPQGGELAAIREDKWRADNVNGGSPHVRNRTQRSSIANLKLFLANSLMANNISNSRGAPDGAVGAVGGAGLAVEAGIPSGQTSGNISGNISGNVSGNISGNISGNISGNISGHHSGHTTGQRNSLGKGSLGGDSAFGPNGDYSIEQGDTIRGYPRTANTEVDNEAQLRKINENLFLLSRRNSRSLRCSDVSRVEQEGSAAQGASENGYVVPLHGGNSLMRIPESAYRDDGLAPKGGNSFLKRGSENLKMHRSFGVGSGVASAVRSGVGSDAFSCVVGSFERGHFIDEVGSNWSSWNFKGRERDIEEAKREGILFGGRRGDPSLSSRGKSAFEDNGNNSLWNRNVASGSSATRGSYSGFVNRANGGGIHAGHRGGYAPPRSNSSSGRNNSGRNNIGRDNGGRNNNGSINGSINGSSNGSSNGRMDRAKSQERRGMPSNTRGKKKSIEARDQLSTQALKACLSKEDEQDLEHLLKSLYDDRIIPLIINLKGRADEYNFRDVIKNNIRNAYGLFPEKYTVKEHHPSPSSSAPSSSPSSSSADNWLVHFAHRKVEDDYFFSINDSVDRYDPTLWNQFEKYLLEIASSDDPQLYSFTGGRYGMAKELQRRKLPFFQGLYLGHLCHIVHISATRKIIAYENNFIKPISQCRKYEDAKMGILNPRGGNAKNYIASMEELKFYLGAILKSHKRGINISTLKGKMMSNYNKRLCESVFHCVKLVELLQMEELRDVCVMDMESRVLRGVAAR, translated from the coding sequence ATGGAGAAAGATGTAGACACCACTCGTGAAACTACCCAAAGGAAGagtaaagaaaatgaaaaagcatGGATGGGAAAAACCAGTGGGGAGAACGACCAAGCAGAGAATTTCAACTACATTAACAGTTACCTAACGGAAATATTCGAGCTGGCAAAAAGTGACGGCTCGGTGTCGTCGAAAGGGGATGGTAACGTGAAGGGCactcagaaaaaaagtagcgAACTTGGTAAAACCATTTCGCGCcttcacacaaaaaataatagcttGAACGCCGAGTGGGAGTTGGACAACACGTACGAGTTTGAGACGATGGAGAGTGGGAGTTACCCAAATGGGATCGTACAGTTGgtagaagcggaagaaacggaagaagcggaggaggcagaagaagcggaggaggcagaagaagcggaggaagcagaagaagcggaggaagcagaagaagcggtAGCTGCGGTAGAGGTGGCGGACGCGGGAGAGGACGCAAACGTGGAAGAGGCCTCCGCAGGGGCATCCTTTAGCAGTGGAGGATACGCACACGCCTTGAGGCTGAAGAAGGCGCTCACGAGCGTGGACGAACGGGACTACAACATATTCGGAAGCAAGTCACTGTTCAACCACTTTGGATCATTTAACAGGAATGGATACCCAGGAGTCTGGTTGAGGAAGAACGAAGAAATTTATAATGCGCCAAAAGGTAAGagtttgcaaaatggggtaaGCATGAAGATGGTCGAGGTGAGAGGTGATCTTCTCATAGATGACGTTGTCAGGGGTAGTTGTTCAATGGAGCGGGGCGGAAACTTCGACATGTTGGAGGAGGATACGTTTCATATGGGTAGATCTTCAGGGGAGCAGGAGAGCGACGGAGTTAATGTGGATCTCCTGCTAGCGCAGCTGGGCGGTAGTAACGGACACGTCGGAGGGTTAGACACTGCCCAAACGGGAAATCCACCGGAGCTGAACAATAATCTGCTCCAACTTCTTAGCAGCAGCAATAGGGAGTTCGTTTATGACTATATTAGGAAGTATCGAGAGATGGGAGAATGCGTTGAAGAGGCAGGCGTTGAAGAGGCAGGCGCTGAAGAGGCACGTGTCGGAGAGGTAGGCCTTGAGGAGGCAGCCGTCGAAGGACGCGTGCAAGGGCAAAATGCCCCCCGTTTTGATGACTAcgcgaaggggaaaagcgTGTGCTTCGACCTCCCCACCCAGGAGAACAGCATCATGTTGAGCGATCACGCCATCGAGACGTATGTGAAAAGCGACAGGGGCAACGAAGCAGGTATTGGTTTCAAATCGGAAATCTCAAGATTGAGCGGGGAGAATATTCGTTCGTCTGGCCAAGAAAGAGTCGAAACAAGCGGTGACAACGTAAATCAGGACAACTGCGTGAAGTACGACCTGGGGGGGATGGTCCATCCTGCTCACACGAATGCAGGGGAGTACAAGAAGGAAGGCTACGAACACACCGATACGAATGCCCCAAGTTTGTTTTTCATCCCCGAATGGGTTGGAACCGATcagggagaaaaatgcatGCAAGGGGGAGGTCTCGACAAGGGGGACAGTGAAGGGAAGAGAAATATCGCCACTCCGCCCAACCACGTGGCATCTACAGATGAATGGGATGAAAAGACTCCTTCAGTTGGCCCTAATATTAAGGAGTGCACCACGTCAGAGCTATACAATAATTTATTGGAACTACTAAACAATGGATCTCACAATGTCAAGGCGGAAAACATGAATCACGAAATAGTGATGAACTCTGGGGAAGGCCTCATTAGTGGCGAAACTGCCGCGTACTACCATGGGGATATTCTCAAACATGTGACACACGAAGGGGGGAGAGATTCCCATCTCGATGACCACCACAGTGGTGGAAATAATGCATTTACACATCGGCCCAATTACGAAGCAGTGCGGAACTATGCAAATGGGTTAAGTGGGGTGGACGATGCTGCAAAGATGAGGGAAATGGAAAGAGGAGTTACCATGGGGAATATCAGCAGTGCGACCTTACCAATGAAGAGCTACTTGAAATATCCGACTGcccccttttccattttgcaagaTAATGCACGGGGTGGCTCTCGAAATGGAGGACAGTCTACACATGGCTCACCACACAACGtcgctaaaaaaaaaaatatcatgtTTGAAGCGTTAAAGAATAAGATAGGATTTCTTCTAGACAACGAGGATGACGAGGTGCTTCTCAGTGAATACATTATGGACGCTATAGGTGATTATAACCGTagcaaatggggaaggggCGCCAGCGGTAGGGAAAGCTTTCAAGTTGGTCGTACGTCATTTGGGGAGGATGCAGGATTAGTGTATAACCCAGTCGGGGGAGCGTCTGAGATTGCCACAGGGATAGACCTACAAAATTGCTATGCTGGACAGAGCACGCAGAATGGCATCCTTAAGAGTGAGACGGTTAACTACAATTTCAGTGGAGTAACTGAACAGCTGAGCGAAGTGGATCTCCGTGGCCAGCATCGTCACACCGCCAATTTGCTGCTGGGGAGGGCCCATACTGATACGTATAATGATAGATATTCACAAATGGATCGCGTCAGAGGTGGATCCCCGCCTCAGGGTGGAGAGTTGGCGGCGATCCGTGAGGACAAATGGAGGGCGGACAACGTCAATGGTGGCAGCCCGCACGTGAGGAACAGAACCCAAAGGAGCAGCATCGCCAATCTGAAATTGTTCCTAGCGAACAGCTTAATGGCGAACAACATCAGTAATTCGAGGGGCGCGCCGGATGGAGCTGTAGGCGCCGTTGGTGGTGCAGGGTTAGCGGTGGAGGCGGGCATCCCCAGCGGGCAAACCAGCGGGAACATCAGCGGGAACATCAGCGGGAACGTCAGCGGGAATATCAGCGGGAATATCAGCGGGAATATCAGCGGGAATATCAGCGGGCACCACAGCGGGCACACCACTGGGCAGCGTAATAGCCTTGGCAAGGGCAGCCTCGGCGGCGACTCCGCGTTTGGTCCAAATGGGGACTATTCCATCGAACAGGGAGATACGATTCGTGGATATCCAAGAACAGCTAACACGGAAGTGGACAACGAAGCGCAGCtcagaaaaataaacgaaaatttatttttactgaGTAGAAGGAATAGTAGAAGCCTTCGTTGTAGTGATGTATCGAGGGTGGAGCAGGAAGGAAGTGCAGCACAGGGTGCTTCTGAGAATGGTTACGTTGTACCACTACACGGGGGCAACAGTCTGATGAGAATCCCCGAAAGTGCATATCGTGACGACGGCTTGGCTCCCAAGGGGGGCAACTCTTTCCTGAAAAGGGGCTCAGAAAATCTGAAGATGCATCGGTCATTTGGTGTCGGAAGTGGTGTCGCAAGTGCTGTCCGAAGTGGTGTCGGAAGTGACGCCTTCAGCTGTGTTGTGGGGTCCTTCGAAAGGGGGCACTTCATAGACGAGGTGGGGTCGAACTGGTCTAGTTGGAATTTTAAGGGAAGGGAAAGGGACATCGAAGAGGCGAAGAGGGAGGGCATCCTATTTGGAGGTAGGAGGGGAGACCCATCTTTGAGCAGCAGAGGGAAGAGCGCGTTCGAAGACAATGGAAATAACTCCCTGTGGAATAGGAACGTTGCCTCGGGCTCGTCGGCTACGCGGGGCAGCTACAGCGGCTTTGTTAACCGCGCGAATGGAGGCGGTATCCACGCGGGTCATCGCGGTGGATACGCCCCACCCCGCAGCAACAGTAGCAGCGGCAGAAATAATAGCGGTAGAAACAACATCGGTAGAGACAACGGCGGCAGAAACAACAACGGCAGCATCAACGGCAGCATCAACGGCAGCAGCAACGGCAGCAGCAACGGTCGAATGGATCGGGCCAAGTCACAGGAAAGGCGAGGGATGCCGTCCAACacaaggggaaagaaaaaatcgatAGAAGCGCGTGATCAACTATCCACACAAGCCTTAAAGGCATGTCTATCGAAAGAGGATGAGCAGGACTTGGAGCATCTACTAAAGTCTCTTTACGATGACAGAATAATTCCGCTGATAATCAATTTAAAAGGAAGGGCAGATGAATATAACTTCAGGGATGtgataaaaaacaacatcaGAAATGCGTATGGGTTATTCCCTGAGAAGTACACAGTGAAGGAGCACCACCCGTCTCCTTCGTCTTCGGCTCCTTCTTCGtctccttcttcgtcttctgcTGACAACTGGTTGGTTCATTTTGCGCACAGAAAGGTGGaagatgattattttttctccattaaCGATTCAGTAGACAGATACGATCCAACCTTATGGAATCAATTTGAGAAATATTTACTCGAAATAGCTAGTTCGGATGATCCCCAGCTGTATTCATTTACAGGGGGAAGGTATGGCATGGCGAAGGAACTGCAAAGAAGGAagctcccattttttcaggGGCTCTACTTGGGCCACCTATGTCATATTGTTCACATCAGTGCCACAAGAAAAATCATTGcctatgaaaataattttataaagcCTATTTCTCAGTGTAGGAAATACGAAGATGCGAAGATGGGCATCCTGAACCCACGGGgggggaatgcaaaaaattatattgcCTCCATGGAGGAGTTGAAATTTTATCTAGGAGCTATTCTCAAGTCTCACAAAAGGGGCATTAACATTTCTACGTTGAAGGGCAAAATGATGAGCAATTATAACAAGCGGCTGTGTGAGAGCGTCTTCCACTGCGTAAAGCTGGTGGAGCTGCTACAGATGGAGGAGCTGCGGGACGTCTGCGTGATGGACATGGAGTCCCGCGTGCTGCGCGGTGTGGCTGCGCGGTGA
- a CDS encoding spliceosome-associated protein 49 (putative), with protein sequence MFAPHKSQEISHIYERNNEATLYIANLDAQVDEEILCELFMQCGNVKNVHIPRDKINGFHAGYGFVEYEYEYECEYAGKVLNMTKLFGKPLRCNKASQDKRTFDVGANLFIGNLDAEVDEKMLFDIFSSFGQVVTVRIIRNEDDTSKGHGFISYDNFESSDMAIENMNNQFICNKKVHISYAFKKDSKGERHGTAAERFIAANKALNLYSGNENSNHVMPYNSSSAENT encoded by the exons ATGTTCGCTCCTCATAAGAGCCAGGAGATTAGTCACATCTACGAACGAAACAATGAAGCGACACTCTATATAG CCAACTTAGACGCCCAAGTGGACGAAGAAATCCTATGCGAGCTTTTTATGCAATGCGGTAACGTTAAGAATGTGCACATTCCGCGGGACAAGATTAATGGATTCCACGCAG gctACGGCTTCGTCGAGTACGAATACGAATACGAGTGTGAGTATGCAGGGAAGGTGTTGAATATGACGAAGCTGTTCGGAAAGCCCCTGCGATGCAACAAGGCGTCCCAAGACAAAAGGACCTTCGACGTGGGAGCGAATCTATTTATAGGAAATCTAGATGCAGAGgtggatgaaaaaatgctgTTTGATATCTTCTCCTCATTTGGACAAGTAGTAACTGTTAGAATAATCAGAAACGAAGATGACACGTCAAAAGGACACGGATTTATATCCTATGACAATTTCGAATCCAGTGATATGGCCAtcgaaaatatgaataaccAATTTATatgcaacaaaaaagtgcacatatcatatgcttttaaaaaggacTCCAAAGGGGAGAGACATGGAACAGCAGCTGAAAGATTTATTGCTGCCAACAAGGCTCTAAATTTATATTCAGGAAATGAAAACTCCAATCATGTAATGCCGTATAATTCATCCTCTGCAGAAAATACA
- a CDS encoding YT521-B-like family protein (putative), with product MIARKKIAKRRGRRNLFQLYLSMRGEKCQRDGGQREGGQDDAHGGHPQGIHSNHQGGVHPSEQPHILHLEKQVKIKLEEQSSLLSIKGIDRVDVQQKKGKHSIICIHYIKNMCMKNLFCNYLHQLIYAKIPACKNFLKNNYCADKVRGSCMFRHTQENINPGGSAESRDDYLDDVLKFLYEKNICVNYLLGFCNLGYNCKKVHKYKSRKFINLISTLPKFYLDHILVNQRLYTHLYSNQKKLSLDMSKLRDALIVLSGEKYQEKVPLSVNSNSSKNEKENIQTDDLSGSSRHYHPKVGVSGGTKNLDDFFPLGDNITMTSREKEKGFTQNNRVGTNTDKKNQENLMNIPGIYDINNEIVPCEKIKIFIIKCNQISHLYLSILYGVWATGKNNTRKFITLFKENYTIIFLFSVNESGGFQGYAKMVTMPIKNLYENLWGPITKRLGGNFRIQWIKIAKIDFDAFKNMKNPCNENLPLKKSRDGTELPLNLASIICNRIYALPSEDFLAGTIYEYKRRINHAAFFENLHKQGLLNSNTVWDMRIFSLNQQSDCERITFVDGTEQAIG from the exons ATGATCGCCCGAAAGAAAATAGCCAAGcgcagggggaggaggaatcTCTTCCAGCTGTACCTGAGCATGCGGGGGGAGAAATGCCAGAGGGACGGAGGGCAGAGGGAGGGAGGGCAGGATGATGCTCATGGGGGGCATCCCCAAGGGATTCACTCAAACCACCAAGGTGGTGTCCACCCAAGCGAACAGCCCCACATTTTGCATCTAGAAAAACAGGTCAAAATAAAGCTGGAGGAACAGTCTAGCTTACTCTCCATAAAAGGGATTGACAGAGTAGACGtccaacagaaaaaaggaaaacattcAATCATCTGTATtcattacataaaaaatatgtgcatgaaaaatttgttctgTAATTATTTACACCAACTTATCTATGCAAAAATACCAGCCTGTAAAAATTTCctcaaaaataattactgcGCTGACAAAGTACGTGGGTCTTGTATGTTCAGACACACACAAGAAAATATCAACCCAGGAGGGTCTGCAGAAAGTAGAGATGATTACTTAGATGATGTGTTGAAATTcctgtatgaaaaaaatatctgtGTGAATTATTTGCTAGGCTTTTGTAACTTAGGATACAATTGCAAAAAagtgcataaatataaaagtaggaaatttattaaccttataaGTACCCTACCCAAGTTTTACTTAGACCACATTTTAGTGAATCAACGTTTGTATACCCACCTGTATAGCAATCAGAAGAAGCTATCCTTAGACATGAGCAAGTTAAGGGATGCCTTGATTGTTCTTAGTGGGGAGAAGTACCAGGAGAAGGTACCTCTATCTGTCAATTCAAACAGttcaaaaaatgagaaggaaaatatcCAAACGGATGACTTATCT GGCAGCAGTAGACATTACCATCCAAAAGTAGGGGTTAGCGGAGGTACTAAAAATTTGGatgattttttcccccttggtGACAATATCACAATGACCAGTcgagagaaggaaaaaggattCACACAAAACAACAGAGTGGGTACCAATACAGACAAGAAGAATCAAGAAAATCTGATGAACATCCCTGGCATATATGacataaataatgaaatagtcccatgtgaaaaaataaaaatttttataataaaatgtaatcAAATTTCTCACTTATATTTATCCATTCTGTATGGAGTATGGGCTACgggaaaaaacaacacgAGGAAATTTATCACCCTGTTCAAAGAAAATTATACcattatatttcttttctccgTTAATGAAAGTGGAGGGTTTCAAGGCTATGCAAAGATGGTAACTATGCCTATcaaaaatttgtatgaaAATTTATGGGGACCTATAACGAAGAGGTTGGGAGGGAATTTTCGTATCCAGTGGATTAAGATTGCCAAAATTGACTTTGATGCTTTTAAGAATATGAAGAATCCGTGTAATGAAAATTTGCCTCtgaaaaaaagcagagaTGGGACGGAGTTGCCTCTGAATTTGGCTTCTATCATATGTAATAGGATCTATGCTTTACCCAGTGAAGACTTCCTAGCAGGCACGATTTATGAATACAAGCGCCGGATAAACCATGCTGCCTTCTTTGAGAATTTGCACAAACAGGGTTTACTCAACAGCAACACTGTGTGGGACATGCGCATATTTAGCCTCAACCAGCAGTCCGACTGCGAGCGGATTACCTTCGTCGACGGCACGGAGCAGGCCATTGGGTAG
- a CDS encoding hypothetical protein (putative) — MDALKITHASAQFLDETKNEGNKLFRSKKYEEALGVYLGAVAQLCGEPVDSTKVRSCVQFFLENGTKKEVDVPEGTKGDIPHLNQHVKDLFTKICHNVSLCYYFLDRLEEAIDYSSYVSELDGKHYKSYHTLGLCYEKLKNYKKCVECFERCKVVLLKEVTSGSSGTSGSPVTSGSSSHSSSPGSADVRNEVNRINDKLKKLMREMEESKQQKEGAGITIDMIKKTILDDASTEEEKIKMIYSIYKHKIHTLLRENIFHFFSKVLNHGGNPLTIEKACLHVIYKLVSKMERDTEETSRNTNLCINKVSDMKLEYYYDLDFVKTILSFHESFDEQWINSYVKDKMNKMEILKFDKNKESYQHVKDLLIFIIHIVKYIHVVTNEKVVRILNVYFLSNDDVDIASSTLDAIIFLCKKKKFFIHRRNTNRGKSSATFLRTLKEDAHVDVQHDLIEAHFGDVCKHPLCANLEIKATIQQCISMYENFGSDVEYALILILSLLYDKNRPSEKDTEMNDLIYECVDLYFKPEDIGVEWFLSVKCLFLVDKNIVLNYLIGKNQYMYDILTFINHSVGRKPKKDVSLFIDVLVLLLNIPELRFMLNSYIDVYINILKTLPYDENFLKFLVGSFKLYMHSKEFKEEIVKRVDLFSYAKELLKRFLLRCEGQMGKLLPEDGPTQKDHHPPTRLNKREFIESPEQPADSADSAHNGRKNCELVSKMPKKHTGVSSHDNTDYDVHALKDLIEMVFYLSLHIEFKKQLLEQDNHYILFFLIKVGDDINQKKLDNTYKYIYCNTINNLILTRKDEKVRRREINKANLSNFDSEQIEALEQFYEKLPTAAKPKTDPLYDYGDEETSNQLINLLMYNENYVLKVKEKGGEQVILPKGGEQAALPKGGKYKNGAIVNTIYNFINTNFFTTNIAEVVCEIISKLVKDTKNIGLVLVNNGLKTLLLASKHIANKKNCALALSEIFIYTNPKLIHFYEAYDSLPLLIQQMGNEEELLVFKSLMAITNILTIDENVAIKAMQLNLWNKCFDILASENESIRSASLECICNLCSQPHVHQYVYDKYKKIAKGEGKDEQINFVDIQILFSFTMEKENYKAVYASTGALGMLSSDLRLPTFLTRTKGFHHVFNALNETNDEQILLRILTFFNNVILGEDVPSDDVKRVRDAVRGKAGLKGENAQIAQFIMQ, encoded by the coding sequence ATGGACGCACTCAAGATTACCCACGCCAGCGCCCAATTCCTGGACGAAACCAAAAACGAGGGGAACAAACTGTTTCGGAGCAAGAAGTATGAAGAAGCTCTTGGCGTTTACCTGGGCGCCGTTGCGCAGCTCTGCGGTGAGCCAGTCGACTCCACGAAGGTTCGAAGCTGCGTCCAGTTTTTTCTCGaaaatgggacaaaaaaggaggtggACGTTCCCGAGGGTACCAAGGGAGATATCCCCCACCTTAACCAGCATGTCAAGGACCTGTTCACGAAAATATGCCACAACGTGTCCTTATGTTACTACTTCCTGGACAGACTGGAAGAGGCAATAGATTACTCCTCGTACGTAAGTGAGTTGGATGGAAAACACTACAAGAGTTACCACACGTTGGGCCTGTGCTACGAGAAGTtaaagaattacaaaaagtgCGTGGAGTGTTTCGAGCGCTGCAAGGTGGTCCTCCTGAAGGAGGTCACTTCTGGCAGTTCTGGCACTTCTGGAAGCCCTGTCACTTCTGGCAGCTCCAGTCACTCTTCCTCCCCCGGAAGTGCCGACGTGCGAAACGAAGTTAACCGAATCAACGACAAGCTGAAGAAGCTAATGAGAGAAATGGAAGAATCAAAGCAGCAGAAAGAGGGGGCAGGCATCACCATCGATATGATCAAAAAGACCATCCTCGATGATGCCAGCACggaagaggagaaaataaaaatgatctACAGTATTTACAAGCATAAAATACACACCCTTTtgagggaaaatattttccactttttctccAAAGTGTTGAATCATGGAGGGAACCCCCTAACCATTGAGAAGGCATGTCTCCACGTCATCTACAAGCTAGTTTCTAAAATGGAGAGAGATACGGAGGAAACCTCAAGGAACACCAACCTGTGCATCAACAAGGTCAGTGACATGAAGCTGGAGTATTACTACGATCTCGATTTCGTGAAAACGATTTTATCCTTCCATGAGTCCTTCGACGAGCAGTGGATAAATAGCTATGTAAAGGATAAGatgaataaaatggaaattcTCAAATTCGATAAAAACAAAGAGAGCTACCAACATGTGAAGGACCTCCTCATCTTTATCATCCATATTGTTAAGTACATCCATGTAgtaacaaatgaaaaagtggTAAGAATTCTCAATGTGTATTTTCTCTCTAACGACGATGTAGATATAGCTAGCAGCACACTGGACGCAATAATTTTcctctgcaaaaaaaaaaaatttttcatacacAGGAGAAACACAAATAGGGGAAAAAGTTCAGCCACCTTTTTGCGCACATTAAAGGAAGATGCACATGTGGATGTGCAGCACGATCTGATTGAAGCCCACTTTGGCGATGTATGCAAACACCCCCTCTGTGCCAACCTCGAAATTAAGGCAACTATTCAGCAGTGCATTAGTATGTATGAGAATTTCGGCAGTGACGTGGAGTATGCCTTAATACTTATACTCTCTCTCCTGTATGATAAAAACAGACCGAGCGAAAAGGACACAGAAATGAACGACCTCATTTATGAGTGCGTTGATTTGTATTTCAAACCAGAAGACATTGGCGTGGAGTGGTTCCTTTCAGTTAAGTGCCTCTTCCTCGTGgacaaaaatattgttctCAATTACCtaattggaaaaaatcaatACATGTATGACATACTTACCTTTATTAACCACTCCGTGGGAAGGAAACCAAAGAAAGATGTATCCCTTTTCATCGACGTTTTGGTTCTACTTCTTAACATCCCAGAGCTCCGTTTCATGCTGAACAGCTACATCGATGTCTACATCAATATTTTGAAGACCCTTCCCTATGatgaaaactttttaaagTTCCTCGTTGGGTCTTTCAAACTGTATATGCACAGCAAAGAATTCAAGGAGGAAATTGTGAAGAGAGTTGACTTGTTTTCCTACGCCAAGGAGTTGTTGAAGCGTTTCCTACTGCGCTGCGAGGGACAGATGGGCAAGCTACTACCTGAGGATGGTCCCACCCAGAAGGACCATCACCCTCCAACCCGTTTGAACAAGCGGGAGTTTATCGAATCACCCGAGCAGCCCGCGGACAGCGCGGACTCAGCGCACAACGGCAGAAAGAACTGCGAACTGGTGAGCAAAATGCCGAAGAAGCATACGGGCGTTTCCTCGCATGACAACACAGACTACGACGTGCACGCGCTTAAGGATCTCATCGAAATGGTCTTCTACCTCAGCCTGCATATCGAATTTAAAAAGCAGCTCCTCGAGCAAGACAACCACTAcatcctcttcttcctcatcaaaGTCGGAGATGATATTAACCAAAAAAAGCTAGACAATACGTACAAGTACATATACTGCAATACTATCaacaatttaatattaacaAGAAAGGATGAAAAGGTCAGGCGAAGAGAAATTAACAAAGCCAATTTATCAAACTTCGACTCTGAGCAAATTGAAGCCCTGGAACAGTTTTACGAAAAGCTACCCACAGCAGCCAAACCCAAAACGGACCCCCTGTATGACTATGGAGATGAGGAAACGAGCAATCAGTTAATTAACCTATTGATGTATAATGAGAACTACGTACTGAAGGtgaaagaaaaggggggcgAACAAGTCATCCTACCCAAAGGGGGCGAACAAGCTGCCCTCCCCAAAGGGGGCAAGTACAAAAATGGCGCAATTGTTAACaccatatataattttattaacaccaatttttttaccaccaaCATAGCAGAAGTTGTGTGTGAAATCATTTCCAAGCTTGTAAaagacacaaaaaatattggcCTCGTACTTGTGAACAATGGATTGAAGACCCTACTGCTGGCGTCCAAACATAttgctaataaaaaaaactgcgcCTTAGCTTTGagcgaaatttttatttacaccAACCCCAAGttgattcatttttacgaGGCATATGATTCACTGCCACTGCTGATTCAGCAAATGGGGAACGAAGAAGAACTGCTGGTGTTCAAGTCCTTAATGGCCATAACGAATATATTGACCATTGACGAGAACGTAGCCATCAAGGCCATGCAACTGAATTTGTGGAACAAATGCTTCGACATCCTCGCATCGGAAAATGAGTCCATAAGGTCGGCCAGCTTAGAGTGCATATGCAACTTATGTTCTCAGCCGCACGTCCATCAGTACGTGTATgataagtataaaaaaattgccaagggggaaggaaaagatgAACAAATCAATTTCGTAGACATACAAATATTGTTTTCTTTTACcatggagaaggaaaattaCAAGGCCGTTTATGCTTCTACTGGGGCACTTGGTATGTTGTCCTCTGATTTGCGCCTCcctacatttttaacacgGACAAAGGGTTTCCACCACGTTTTTAACGCGTTGAACGAAACGAACGATGAGCAGATTTTACTCCGCATTTTAACCTTTTTCAACAACGTTATACTGGGCGAAGATGTTCCATCGGATGATGTGAAACGGGTGAGGGATGCGGTTCGGGGCAAGGCGGGCCTGAAGGGCGAAAATGCGCAAATTGCGCAGTTTATTATGCAGTGA